The Verrucomicrobiia bacterium genome includes a window with the following:
- a CDS encoding CPBP family intramembrane metalloprotease: MSSVRLWESDSTLRFLLLLPVGMALSGLAMEGLARGVGVTEVPRPAWLLAVGTGLFHGVALCVVHGIVRAHGLRWRGAFGLFRAGWPGRWRAAMFWTVPALVGAWGIHQGSIWLLEWASIPYDSQASVEAVRRAGAGAGWEIGVLFLFAVVTAPVVEEVLFRGILWPVVRDRGWRVAGAMGVSLLFALIHLNAAAILPLWVLGLFWTWMYERTGDLTVPILSHALFNGINFAWLLGVEPGG, translated from the coding sequence GTGTCGTCCGTGCGTTTGTGGGAATCCGACTCGACCCTGCGCTTTCTGCTGCTGTTGCCGGTGGGCATGGCGTTGAGCGGACTGGCGATGGAGGGGTTGGCCCGAGGGGTTGGGGTGACCGAGGTGCCGCGACCTGCGTGGTTGCTGGCGGTGGGAACGGGGCTGTTCCATGGGGTGGCTCTTTGCGTGGTGCACGGGATCGTGCGGGCGCACGGGCTTCGGTGGCGGGGGGCGTTTGGGTTGTTTCGGGCGGGCTGGCCGGGGCGATGGAGGGCGGCGATGTTCTGGACCGTGCCGGCCCTTGTTGGGGCTTGGGGGATTCACCAGGGGAGCATCTGGCTGCTGGAGTGGGCATCGATTCCTTACGATTCCCAGGCGTCGGTGGAGGCTGTGCGGCGGGCGGGGGCGGGGGCGGGATGGGAGATCGGGGTGTTGTTTTTGTTTGCGGTGGTGACGGCGCCGGTGGTGGAGGAGGTGTTGTTCCGGGGGATACTGTGGCCGGTGGTGCGGGACCGGGGGTGGCGGGTGGCTGGGGCGATGGGGGTATCGCTCTTGTTTGCGCTGATCCACCTGAATGCGGCGGCGATTCTGCCGCTTTGGGTGCTGGGTCTGTTCTGGACCTGGATGTATGAGCGGACGGGGGATCTGACGGTACCGATCCTGAGCCATGCGCTGTTCAATGGGATCAACTTTGCCTGGCTGCTGGGGGTTGAGCCGGGCGGCTGA
- a CDS encoding FecR domain-containing protein, producing the protein MNSFLSMGGIVARLTVGAALVGMAAVASVAQASVEKGSAKVVAVYGSVEVSVDGSTWTSAQRGETLREGARIRTADAAALDLDLGRNGSLLRILQDSSVALTALSYQQTGVETIVNTQIDLEAGRVAGHVRKLSAASKYEIRTPKVLAAVRGTRYEVSSEGDVVVAEGSVVVVSYQEDGTLLTRVVNGAEAFSPVSGNVDVASDQALADIGGSASSVPGIVALPGLQGKLFDDGTSVDRVLLPVAVHVSRSQPSDAGYSTGGE; encoded by the coding sequence ATGAATTCTTTTCTCTCGATGGGTGGGATCGTTGCGCGCCTGACGGTGGGCGCCGCACTTGTGGGCATGGCCGCAGTCGCGTCAGTGGCGCAAGCGTCCGTGGAGAAGGGCTCGGCCAAGGTGGTCGCCGTCTATGGCTCGGTGGAAGTCTCCGTGGACGGCTCGACGTGGACCTCCGCCCAACGCGGCGAAACCCTCCGCGAAGGCGCCCGAATCCGCACCGCCGACGCTGCGGCCCTCGACCTCGACCTCGGTCGCAATGGTTCCCTCCTCCGCATCCTCCAGGACTCCAGTGTCGCCTTGACGGCTCTCTCCTATCAGCAAACGGGGGTCGAGACCATCGTCAATACCCAGATCGACCTCGAAGCCGGTCGCGTCGCCGGTCACGTCCGCAAGCTCTCCGCCGCTTCCAAGTACGAAATCAGAACCCCCAAGGTGCTCGCCGCCGTGCGTGGCACCCGCTATGAAGTCTCCTCCGAAGGAGATGTGGTCGTCGCCGAAGGTTCCGTGGTCGTGGTCTCCTACCAGGAAGACGGCACCCTCCTCACCCGCGTGGTGAATGGCGCCGAGGCTTTCAGCCCCGTCTCCGGCAACGTGGACGTCGCCTCCGACCAGGCTCTGGCCGACATCGGCGGATCCGCCTCCTCCGTTCCGGGCATCGTCGCCCTCCCGGGCCTTCAAGGGAAGCTGTTCGATGACGGCACCTCGGTGGATCGCGTGCTCCTCCCCGTGGCCGTTCATGTCTCCCGCAGTCAGCCGTCCGACGCTGGCTACTCCACGGGCGGCGAATAG
- the coaD gene encoding pantetheine-phosphate adenylyltransferase, with translation MRIAVCPGSFDPITNGHLDVIQRASRLFDRVVVAIAASEAKGPLFTLPERIELVRQSVNHLPNVDAEDFSGLLVEYVARRGAHVIIRGLRAVSDFEFEFQLALMNRKLNESVETLFMMPRESYTFLSSRLVKEIARLGGDVTEFVPPPVLTALRNRLTSNPL, from the coding sequence ATGCGCATCGCCGTCTGTCCCGGCAGCTTCGATCCCATCACCAATGGGCACTTGGACGTCATCCAACGCGCCTCTCGCCTCTTCGATCGCGTGGTGGTGGCCATCGCCGCCAGTGAAGCCAAGGGACCCCTGTTCACCCTGCCCGAACGGATCGAACTGGTCCGCCAGTCCGTCAACCACCTCCCCAACGTGGACGCCGAAGACTTCTCCGGGTTGCTGGTGGAGTACGTCGCCCGCCGCGGTGCCCATGTCATCATCCGTGGCCTGCGGGCCGTCTCCGACTTCGAGTTCGAGTTCCAACTCGCCCTGATGAACCGAAAACTCAACGAGTCGGTCGAAACCCTCTTCATGATGCCCCGCGAATCCTACACCTTTCTGAGCTCGCGCCTGGTGAAGGAAATCGCCAGACTCGGAGGCGATGTGACCGAGTTCGTCCCGCCGCCCGTCCTGACGGCGTTGCGGAACCGGCTAACCTCCAACCCCCTATGA
- a CDS encoding DUF177 domain-containing protein: MAILLSLAALRQGAVQLSGEISPETLGFETLDPCVESHRPFQYDLRAELLGSEILLEGRLETLLDCQCVRCLEPFEWRLLVEPWTALLPLEGEDAPPMINESVDLTPQIREDSLLALPQHPVCRPECRGIAGQAGLDPNHSSAEGPPGKSAPARTPGTAVSAHSAWSALDTLKLD; the protein is encoded by the coding sequence ATGGCCATCCTCCTCTCCCTTGCCGCCCTCCGTCAGGGCGCCGTTCAGTTGTCGGGCGAAATCTCCCCGGAGACCTTGGGGTTCGAAACCTTGGATCCCTGCGTGGAATCCCATCGCCCCTTCCAATACGACCTGCGCGCCGAATTGCTGGGCTCTGAAATCCTGCTCGAAGGACGCCTGGAAACCCTGCTCGACTGCCAGTGCGTGCGCTGCCTCGAACCCTTCGAGTGGCGCCTCCTCGTGGAACCTTGGACAGCCCTCCTGCCGTTGGAAGGCGAAGACGCCCCGCCCATGATCAATGAGTCGGTGGACTTGACGCCCCAGATTCGTGAGGATAGCCTCCTCGCCCTTCCGCAGCACCCTGTGTGCCGGCCGGAGTGCCGGGGGATCGCAGGGCAAGCAGGGCTCGATCCGAATCACAGCTCCGCGGAAGGCCCACCCGGGAAGTCCGCCCCGGCCCGTACCCCCGGTACGGCCGTGTCGGCCCATTCGGCGTGGAGTGCACTCGATACCTTGAAACTGGATTGA
- the rpmF gene encoding 50S ribosomal protein L32, with the protein MGVPKRKPSRSRQRMRRAYNSVLRLPQLSTCPQCSAPYVPHRVCPACGYYKGRQVITVQAFA; encoded by the coding sequence ATGGGAGTTCCCAAGCGCAAACCGTCCCGCAGCCGCCAACGCATGCGGCGGGCCTACAACAGCGTCCTGCGCCTGCCGCAGTTGAGCACCTGTCCCCAATGCAGCGCCCCCTACGTGCCTCACCGGGTCTGCCCCGCCTGTGGCTACTACAAGGGTCGCCAGGTCATCACCGTCCAGGCTTTCGCCTGA